TTTTTGACCTTCTTATGCATCCTCAAAGATTAAGTAGATTAGTGGAATATCATGCAAGGGATAAAAAATATCCTGGGATTCAGGAAACTATGGATATCTTTCAGGCTACTTTATTTAGTTCAAAAGTGAATAATGACTATCAGGAAGCAATACAATTGACAACTCAATCTGTTTTTGTGAATAAATTGATGAGCAGTGTTCAAAAAGGAAGTCTTTCTCCTTTGGCCAGGGCGGAGCTGCTTGTGGTTTTACGTGATATTTCATCTAAATTGTCTAAACCTAATTACCGAGACAGCAAATTAAAGAAAGCTCAAAATCAAATGCTTGCAACTCAAATTAAACTATTTATGGAATCACCTGAGGAGTATGATATCGCACCTATTCCTGCACTTCCACCTGGTAGTCCGATTGGAAGTTGTGATTATTAAAAAATACATGATAAAATATTTTAATTACATCTAACGTTAAAGTTGAAATATTTTATCATGTATTAAATTGAACCACAATGAAGTTAATTTGTATTCTAGCATTAAGCCTTTTACCCGCTTTATCATTTTCACAATCAATCGTAAGCTATCATCAATCGCCAAATGGTGGAGAGCTGGCTTATGCATATGAGATCAATGATAAATTTAGACCAGAAATCAGACTTTATCCCAATACTTTGATAGAAAACTTGTATTTGAAATTGATGCTAAACTATGATTTTGTCAAAAAAGAATCATTTGAGTTTTACAGCGGCCTATCCGCATTTACAGGAATTGAGGAGGATATAACCTTAGTTATTCCTGTTGGACTAAATCTTTATCCTTTTGAGAACAAGAGTTTTGGCTTTCTAATGGAATTCTCACCTAGCTTTCCTTTTGATGGATTTGGAGCGTATTTTGGGGGAAGTTGGGGAATTAGATATAAGTTCAATAAAAAAGAATAATATAACATAATTCAAACTTGAGTAGAATAGGTAACTGGCCTATTGCGCATATGGGTTTATTTTCGCCCCATAATCTGTCAGGTTTGAAGCACTATTAGCTAACTTCTATGCTTACTATTGCTTTGCAGGAATTAAGCTTTTTCCAAGATCAACTGTAAGTCAGAAGGAATTTCCATTGGTTGCAATGGTGGTACATTAGCACCTCCTGTATTTCCAACGGGAATTTTTCCGACAAAAGATTTTACTCCGCCCACCAATAGCCTTGGAATTTGACCTACAATTTCTTTAAAATCTTTGATCTTAAATCCAAAGTTCAACATTAACCAATGCACATAGGAATGTTGAAAGGGAAATGCCTGTCCAATGATGTGAGCTCGTTCTAAATGCCTCCAAGCAAGTTGGTAATGCTGTGCATTAAGTTTCATTCTAAATTCGCTAAGTTCCTTCTCATAGTAAGGCCTTAAACCATCCGGAAATTTATAGTTAAAATTCATACTGATATTTTAAAATCCATTATGTTCCAATAATCCCTTTTTAGTAGCTAAAAAATAAAGATCATTCCAAGGAACTGAATTTCTATCTTTGATTTGATGTGGATATTCTTCATCATGATTGACCAAAATCTTTATGTACTCCTTTTGATTTAAAGCTAATAGATGCGTTTGAAGAGATTCATTTTCCCAACCCAAAGCATCCTTTACTTCATTATAGGATTGCACAAAATACAATTCATCCATTAAATCGATTTCCTGATCGTTCATTACTATTATATTTTCTTTCTTTCCAACTGTAGCTCCCAAAATTGGCTAATAGACCAAATATCACAACATAAAAACTATAAAACAACTGCAATAAACCAAAAGCGAATAAACTAAACTTTTGTTTTTGAGACTTTAGAATAAGTGAAATAAATAGCCCTTCCGTAAGAATTTTAAAAATAATGATCGGTAAAAGAATCAAAAATTCAAAGTTAATTAAACTATAAAAGACAGCCGTGATATAAATTAAATGAAAGGACCATACCGATAATGCAGGTAAACTGTCTTTCAAGTTAGCCGTAGCACTCCATTTAGCAGCCCAACGCTTTCTTTGTTTATAAAACAGATTTAAATTTTCCGGAGCAATTGTTTCGACTACCGCTTCCTTTTGAAAAAATATACCACCAGGATATTCAGATTTAATTTTCTGCAACAAGAAAATATCATCCCCAGATGGTATTGCTAAATTATCAGCATAGGGGTTTAGTTCTTCAAAGATGGATTTTCTAACAGCCAAATTGGCACCATTTGCCATGCTAGGATTACTGAGCTCGATACTGACTGCACCCGTTCCTATCAAAGGTGCAAATTCTATTTGAAATATTTTGGATTGGAAATTATTAGACTTGAACACGACACTCCCACTAACTAACTGAATTTTCTCAATTCCGAAGGGTGCCTGCATATTCTTTACCCAATCCACTGGAAAAACACAATCTGCATCGGAAGTCAAAATGATCTCTGCCTCTGCATGTTTAATACCCTCTGCAATAGCTGATTTTTTTCCATTTAAGATTCCAGACAGACTAAGGACTATAATCTTAAAGGGAAAATTAGCTTCAAAGGATTGAATGATTTTTTTGAAATCATCATTAGAATGATCATTAATCAAAATCACTTCCAATAATTCCTCTGGATAATCTAAACCAGACAGACTTTTGAGCAAACTATCTAAATTTTTGGACTCATTCCTAAAAGGAATTATTATTGCTACGGATTTAAGTTCTCCACTTTCATTTAATTGAGGCAAACTCTTCCATGTTTTAGAGGCGAAAAGCAAGGCTAATCCATAGAGCATAATAACTAAAGAGAAAAATGCAAAAATCACGTATTTTTCAATTTAAGTTGAGGAATAAAAAATAATCCCACTAATGCGGGCAAAGCAATATTTATCAGCCATAAAATCAACCCAGAGGCGATAATCGGTGCAACTTCTACATTTAGACTGTCGAAGAATAAGGCTACGCTAAATTCCCTAATTCCCAAATCACTTAAGAAATTAAAAGTTGGGAGAACGGATTTAGCTAAAAACATGAAAGCTATACCCATAAATTGTAGAAAGACATCGATTTTTAGGTTCAAAACAGATAACAAGAGTAGAAATTGAGTACTAAAGATTAAGTACCTGAGAAAGGATAGCCCCGTTAAAATGGTGATCAGTTTGAAGCCCATCCTGTTGACAGGCTCGATATATTCGTGAATTTTTGGGTGTTTTCGCTTCAAGAATAAGAGAATGAAAATAATTATAATTATAAAACCCAAAATGCTTAAAAATGGATAAGTGATAGAAAAAGGAATTTCAATCTCGACCAAGCTCCTCTGAGAATAAATGAATAAGGCTAACAACCCAAACAAAGCAGTAGGTAGCATTTGCATCATGCGAGAAATTAAGATCAATCCTAATGCCTTTTTCCGGTCTTGATGAGTTATTGAAAACACTTTAGCGAAATAATCTCCTATGGCGTGGGGTGTCACAAATCCAAGTGCGACTCCCGCCAAAACCCCAATTACTGCATTTGACATCGTGATTTGGGTAATAGGTTGAATGGAGTATTTCCATTTCAAAACTTCCATCAACCAATTAAATGGCATTAGGAATATGACTACAAACAAAACAACTATATTTTGATTAAATAATTTGAAGGCAGCAATAAAGCCTGATGGGTCTGCACTAATTTTTTCATATAAAAAAATCAGCACCAATAGTGTTATAAAGACTTTAAGGCCAATCAGCAGATATTTTTTCAAGCTTCTGTATAAAAATTAAAAAACCACCATACAATGATGCACATTAGTAGGTGGTTTTCAAAATATCAAGAAAATTTCTGTTTCTATCTTCTATATTCTTCCAGCTTATTCAAAGCGGTTTGGAGTTCTCTTTTAATTTTAACTTGCTTGTCGTGTGATCTCTTTCTTAAATCTTCCAGTTCTTCATCTACTCTTTCTTTGTCGCGTTTAGCTTGTTTAGTTAATCGAAAGCTATTCATAAACATGATATAGACGATTACTAACCCAGCCAATAAAATCACGACTAAAGACCACATGACAATATTATAAGTAGTTTTTGTCATGGGGATACCAAACAAGGGCATTTCATCTACCACACTTCGTGCTTGCTCTAATTCAGCCTTTAAATCATTCATTTGCGCTTTGGCAGAATCTCTTTCCTTTTCAGCTGTCAATTGTACATCTTTCGCTGAAGAGACTTGCTGATTAAGATTGTTTATAGTATCACTTAAAACTTCTCCAAAAGAATTGACTTTAATGATTGGAATAACTTTATACTTTTCAAAAGTCTCGCTGCTTTCTACCATATTTTGGTATTGCTCAGATAGCTTAGCATCCTCTTGAGCAAATGCATCAAACTGAATTGCAAAAGCAATCATTGTAAAAATAACCAAAAGTGTGTATCTCATAATAAATCTATTTGTCGTAAAAAGTACCCATTTAATTGGCTGTAAATATAGTTTGAACGAATGGAATTAAAAAAACTTATGCCAAAATGAATTATAATAATCCATAATTCCATCAACAATTTGTAGCGATGAAAGTTGTTGCAACATG
This is a stretch of genomic DNA from Marivirga harenae. It encodes these proteins:
- a CDS encoding DUF3703 domain-containing protein; amino-acid sequence: MNFNYKFPDGLRPYYEKELSEFRMKLNAQHYQLAWRHLERAHIIGQAFPFQHSYVHWLMLNFGFKIKDFKEIVGQIPRLLVGGVKSFVGKIPVGNTGGANVPPLQPMEIPSDLQLILEKA
- a CDS encoding glycosyltransferase, whose product is MIFAFFSLVIMLYGLALLFASKTWKSLPQLNESGELKSVAIIIPFRNESKNLDSLLKSLSGLDYPEELLEVILINDHSNDDFKKIIQSFEANFPFKIIVLSLSGILNGKKSAIAEGIKHAEAEIILTSDADCVFPVDWVKNMQAPFGIEKIQLVSGSVVFKSNNFQSKIFQIEFAPLIGTGAVSIELSNPSMANGANLAVRKSIFEELNPYADNLAIPSGDDIFLLQKIKSEYPGGIFFQKEAVVETIAPENLNLFYKQRKRWAAKWSATANLKDSLPALSVWSFHLIYITAVFYSLINFEFLILLPIIIFKILTEGLFISLILKSQKQKFSLFAFGLLQLFYSFYVVIFGLLANFGSYSWKERKYNSNERSGNRFNG
- a CDS encoding lysylphosphatidylglycerol synthase domain-containing protein; translated protein: MKKYLLIGLKVFITLLVLIFLYEKISADPSGFIAAFKLFNQNIVVLFVVIFLMPFNWLMEVLKWKYSIQPITQITMSNAVIGVLAGVALGFVTPHAIGDYFAKVFSITHQDRKKALGLILISRMMQMLPTALFGLLALFIYSQRSLVEIEIPFSITYPFLSILGFIIIIIFILLFLKRKHPKIHEYIEPVNRMGFKLITILTGLSFLRYLIFSTQFLLLLSVLNLKIDVFLQFMGIAFMFLAKSVLPTFNFLSDLGIREFSVALFFDSLNVEVAPIIASGLILWLINIALPALVGLFFIPQLKLKNT